The genomic stretch gtcaagtaacagacaacagacactgaatttcttctgaataaaataattaaatagtgcaataattaaaaagtgcaaacacagctttgagcagcctgaacttagggcctatatttcaagtaatgtaaaacattcagaatcttttgaataaaataaaagtgcttttaatctttaagaaaaaaacgaaacaaaatacttttgagctgcccctttttttttaaacattaactacattaataacaggaaccttaggcaaaagaacatttcaagtaaaatatttcagagcagaatttactgaataaaagaaaagtgcagagctttgagcagctccctttttcctctctccttactccttttccatcttccgttcctagtgagagaaatgggcatgtaactgtcctgtcagcagtttgaatcttaattgtcctgccagcgtaattaggtgcattactgtcACCTTCTGCTGTGGAGTatagaacagaaacaatctacattaactgcgcatgaacgaaagatttatctttttattaatatcaaagagcttatgtAATCTTAtgatattagattataataagaagatgcttaatatgatattacaattttaacgggtccgggcagacccgtcactcggtccggatcgccatttggtgatgcccggtcTAGAGGATATGAGGACGTAACACGTGAAAATTTAGTTATTAAAAATGCGGTTCAAAGAAAACATACGTTCTATTGGTGAATTGTGGTGTGTTAAAGTAAACAGGCAGAGACGGAAGCTGTGTCTGGTTTTGCTTTTTAGTAAAAATAAGtcggaaaaataaaaaacatccaatAATTCCATAATCAGTGAACcaaatttaaattaaagtgtgtatttacaaaactatgtacaaacacaaaaagataaCGATAACAAAGTGAGGGACAAGAGCGGTGCTAAAGAAAATaactcaataaaacaaacatcaacTAAATCTCAGGTACAAATACTTagctaaacaaaagaaaacataaacgATGATACAATGATTGGCATCCGCTCGTAACCTAGTGTGTCGAAACAGtgatgtgctgtttttgttcaaCTCTACAGTTTATGATATTTGAATAATGCTAAATCAAACTCTATGTTTTTTATTCCAGTTAAACAAAACCATCAACAAGACCAAGCATATCAGTTGGATCTCTATACCAAAAAAACAGAATCAGGATGTTAAGGCCAAACAGGTCTGCAGCATTGCAGGCTGGGGGAAACGGTCTGACAACAGTAGACCAAGTGATCGTCTCATGGAGGTCGACGTCAACATCATGGACACAAAATTCTGCAAGTTATCTTGGAAAGAGCAATTCTCTGTTTCCAGTATGGTGTGCACTAATGGTCGCGGAGGATTTCTTGAGGTATAAAAACGTACAAATACAGATGTTACACTTATCACACAGGCTAAATGGAAAGAAATTCACGACATGCCTCTTTTTGCAGGGAGACTCTGGAGGTCCTTTGGTGTGTAAGAACACAGCTGTCGGGATTGTTTCATACTACAATCCAAAAATGGACCAAAAAACTCAGTTGCCCTATGTTTACACCAAAATTTCTAAATATCTGTCATGGATTAAGTGTATTTCCGGACAAATGGAGTAAACACTTGgctattatttcatattttgtgtttaaatctTTCCCATTTTTTCatgaaaatc from Tachysurus fulvidraco isolate hzauxx_2018 chromosome 2, HZAU_PFXX_2.0, whole genome shotgun sequence encodes the following:
- the LOC113657869 gene encoding granzyme-like protein 1 isoform X2, yielding MDLLPLLLLISLLSQMGHCAYVNMGIVNGTEVKAHSRPYMVSVQKDKTHICGGFLVSENLVMTAAHCWNPGTKLTVVLGAHNLKKDRSAFTRTEVKLYHIHPMYDSENLLGDIMLLQLNKTINKTKHISWISIPKKQNQDVKAKQVCSIAGWGKRSDNSRPSDRLMEVDVNIMDTKFCKLSWKEQFSVSSMVCTNGRGGFLEGDSGGPLVCKNTAVGIVSYYNPKMDQKTQLPYVYTKISKYLSWIKCISGQME
- the LOC113657869 gene encoding mast cell protease 1A-like isoform X3, translating into MALLPLLLLISLLSQIGHCAYMGIVNGSEVKAHSRPYMVSVQQNKTHICGGFLVSKNVVMTAAHCWNPGTTLTVVLGAHDLKKDRSAFTRIDVKLYHIHPMYDSKTLFSDIMLLQLNKTINKTKHISWISIPKKQNQDVKAKQVCSIAGWGKRSDNSRPSDRLMEVDVNIMDTKFCKLSWKEQFSVSSMVCTNGRGGFLEGDSGGPLVCKNTAVGIVSYYNPKMDQKTQLPYVYTKISKYLSWIKCISGQME